One Saprospiraceae bacterium DNA window includes the following coding sequences:
- the pyrF gene encoding orotidine-5'-phosphate decarboxylase has product MNRATLVASIFQKKSFLCVGLDTELGKIPPHLRASDDPVFEFNRHIIDATRDLCVAYKPNLAFYESLGPNGWQTLARTVDYIGREHFVIADAKRGDIGNTSRMYAEAFFQKMNFDAVTVAPYMGEDSVTPFLSFEGKWAIVLALTSNKGSSDFQRDWLEDSRELMWEKVMRVAQGWGTPDNLMFVLGATHPDAFLRVRELAPRSFLLVPGVGAQGGDLAAICQHGMTDDCGLLVNASRSIIYASSGADFAEKARAEALKMQREMAGLLSV; this is encoded by the coding sequence ATGAATCGCGCCACCCTTGTTGCTTCCATTTTTCAAAAAAAATCATTTCTCTGCGTCGGTCTGGATACCGAACTGGGAAAAATCCCACCGCATCTCCGCGCTTCTGACGACCCGGTTTTTGAGTTCAATCGCCACATCATTGATGCCACGCGCGACCTTTGTGTGGCCTACAAACCCAATCTGGCCTTCTACGAAAGCCTCGGCCCTAATGGCTGGCAGACCCTCGCCCGAACGGTGGACTACATTGGCCGCGAACACTTTGTCATTGCTGATGCCAAGCGCGGTGATATCGGCAACACGAGCCGGATGTACGCGGAAGCGTTTTTTCAAAAAATGAATTTTGATGCCGTCACCGTCGCTCCATATATGGGCGAGGACAGCGTGACGCCCTTTTTGAGCTTCGAGGGAAAATGGGCGATTGTGTTGGCGCTCACTTCGAACAAGGGCAGCAGCGATTTTCAGCGCGATTGGCTGGAAGACAGCCGCGAGCTGATGTGGGAAAAGGTCATGCGCGTCGCGCAGGGCTGGGGCACTCCCGACAATCTGATGTTTGTGTTGGGGGCCACGCATCCCGACGCGTTCCTGCGCGTCCGGGAGCTCGCGCCGCGCAGCTTTCTGCTCGTGCCGGGGGTGGGCGCTCAGGGGGGCGACTTGGCGGCTATTTGCCAACACGGAATGACCGACGACTGCGGCCTTTTGGTGAACGCATCGCGGAGCATTATTTACGCCTCGTCGGGGGCTGATTTTGCCGAAAAAGCACGGGCGGAAGCCTTGAAAATGCAGCGTGAAATGGCTGGTTTGCTGAGCGTTTAG